A genomic segment from Aegilops tauschii subsp. strangulata cultivar AL8/78 chromosome 1, Aet v6.0, whole genome shotgun sequence encodes:
- the LOC120968249 gene encoding uncharacterized protein isoform X1, whose protein sequence is MDWKARLVSSIEAAVEAAVETAVNRAVQTAVKETRAYTDGSRQRIGEKIKERRHARAVGIHNVVATASDMPAATTSEASFNCGATLQLGKEPGVAASNSMDLAATLPRRCSTQCPSHAVTVPVSTTASAVTTAPSNLTASVDPERYCFGLELMTTTSTPTSTLDVSGACSTAANSLTHGAISTTIIPAPEATAVMAMDISMPTPASASGDINFPASPTSGTYDVCIVLPASKVLGVDPITSGEDPVDMFRASGSAALILSQEDSPALLYDPLTVFERDMLPPTTCSTECSRSNLDAPSLAFSTTHITTTRLLPAAASFLDSELMVQAWMSPTACSSFSVREDDINSNNTYTMEVPMTKDDMFLTNPVVPAVSHVHPLKLFVDRQLQAHNHSQLQQGPTSISSLDGMAIDSILSFLPCSPDGCLHGNKTQLLIGSYVASTDSPWDPGQQAFMSLLGVGVTKISSNDTVKDNQKPFFRWEIAWLFYLEYPDIGIDKVKPQLCPASRESFGLNPLESTQASTHVFCPSRKKVVQLVRRQLSIPESDASILLLEGLPLFSIHLTVGSSGAGSACLCNGIITIAFWTHFKPGMLTPLHYKDLSFWRYISVDQMMQKTGHVIQSGLEHIQWKIAWSLNLKNLNVVNQSEQTILAATYPKLYFPWHPGDDLVQHILLLEVSCLNCKRLIVDAATQYDFECFAWEFAWSLHSVCCAGMANTVPFQFSVSIAMRSFRSLEFCQGKLSWDPGIGALLYFFGFYAQTEVPGRRNLIAPAFYSDSVCVDRPYYLNAFSDQVNISDEYFLEQVGVVCSLNLAKFRLNYGTHYDLGEVLKHQAPWDLGGSTWHRLEVKPNFKEGGMLATNRTLFTGWAIGCAYWAWADGKQQKAATTYTSERATNDSAWIRTASASSASVSSSSRVPLLLCTS, encoded by the coding sequence ATGGATTGGAAGGCACGACTGGTGAGCTCCATCGAGGCGGCCGTGGAGGCGGCTGTGGAGACGGCCGTCAATCGCGCGGTACAGACGGCCGTCAAGGAGACGCGTGCCTACACCGATGGCTCGAGGCAACGCATCGGCGAGAAGATCAAAGAGAGACGCCATGCTCGAGCGGTGGGCATCCACAACGTCGTCGCCACCGCTTCCGACATGCCTGCTGCGACCACCTCCGAGGCCTCCTTCAACTGCGGCGCCACTCTACAGCTCGGCAAAGAGCCGGGCGTGGCCGCGTCCAACAGCATGGACCTTGCGGCCACGTTGCCCAGAAGGTGTTCGACACAGTGCCCAAGCCACGCCGTCACCGTGCCGGTGTCAACGACCGCTTCCGCCGTAACAACAGCTCCGTCCAACCTCACCGCCAGCGTCGACCCCGAGCGCTACTGCTTCGGCCTCGAGCTAATGACCACGACCTCGACTCCGACCTCTACACTGGATGTCTCGGGCGCATGCTCAACAGCGGCGAACTCCCTCACTCACGGCGCCATCTCCACCACCATAATTCCAGCGCCAGAGGCAACGGCGGTGATGGCCATGGACATCTCCATGCCGACCCCCGCGTCCGCATCAGGCGACATCAACTTCCCTGCATCACCAACTTCGGGTACTTATGATGTCTGCATCGTGCTCCCAGCCTCTAAAGTCCTGGGCGTCGACCCGATCACCAGCGGAGAAGACCCCGTGGACATGTTCCGGGCTTCGGGGAGTGCAGCCTTGATCTTGTCTCAGGAGGACTCGCCAGCTCTGTTGTATGATCCACTGACAGTTTTTGAGCGAGACATGTTACCGCCCACCACCTGTTCGACTGAGTGCTCAAGAAGCAATCTGGACGCACCATCTCTTGCGTTCTCGACTACTCATATCACAACAACAAGGTTGTTGCCAGCAGCAGCATCGTTTCTCGATTCGGAGCTCATGGTGCAAGCTTGGATGTCACCAACAGCCTGCTCCTCCTTCTCGGTGCGTGAGGACGACATCAACAGCAACAACACATACACCATGGAGGTGCCCATGACCAAGGATGACATGTTCCTGACCAATCCAGTAGTGCCAGCAGTCTCACATGTCCACCCCCTGAAATTGTTCGTTGACCGTCAGCTTCAGGCACACAATCACTCTCAGTTGCAGCAAGGACCAACATCAATTTCATCATTGGATGGTATGGCAATTGATTCTATCTTGTCTTTTCTTCCTTGTAGTCCTGATGGTTGCTTGCATGGAAACAAAACCCAATTGCTCATTGGCAGCTATGTTGCTAGTACTGATTCACCATGGGACCCTGGACAACAAGCATTCATGTCCTTGTTGGGTGTTGGAGTGACAAAAATTTCATCGAACGACACtgtcaaggacaaccaaaaaccCTTTTTCAGATGGGAAATTGCCTGGTTGTTCTACTTGGAATATCCTGATATTGGTATTGACAAGGTCAAGCCACAATTGTGTCCAGCAAGCAGAGAAAGTTTTGGATTAAACCCACTGGAATCAACACAAGCCAGTACTCATGTATTTTGCCCCAGCAGGAAGAAAGTTGTACAGTTGGTCAGACGACAGTTGTCGATTCCTGAGTCTGATGCTAGCATATTGTTACTCGAAGGACTACCTCTATTTTCTATTCACTTGACAGTGGGGTCATCTGGTGCTGGATCAGCCTGTTTATGCAATGGGATTATTACCATCGCGTTCTGGACACACTTCAAACCGGGCATGCTTACTCCATTGCATTACAAGGATTTGAGCTTCTGGCGATATATAAGTGTGGACCAGATGATGCAGAAAACTGGGCATGTTATTCAGTCTGGTCTGGAGCATATCCAATGGAAGATTGCATGGTCGCTTAACTTGAAAAACTTAAATGTTGTCAACCAGTCCGAGCAAACAATTCTTGCCGCAACATACCCTAAGTTGTATTTTCCGTGGCACCCAGGCGATGACCTGGTACAACATATCCTCTTGCTGGAGGTCAGCTGCCTAAACTGCAAAAGGCTCATTGTTGATGCTGCTACACAATATGATTTTGAATGTTTTGCTTGGGAATTTGCATGGTCACTTCACTCAGTGTGTTGTGCTGGCATGGCAAATACTGTACCATTTCAGTTCTCTGTTTCTATTGCCATGAGGAGCTTCCGGAGCCTCGAGTTTTGTCAAGGGAAGTTGTCATGGGATCCAGGCATCGGGGCCCTTCTCTATTTCTTCGGATTTTATGCTCAAACTGAAGTACCAGGAAGGAGGAATCTTATAGCTCCAGCTTTCTACTCAGACAGTGTCTGTGTCGACCGCCCCTACTACCTCAACGCATTTTCTGACCAAGTGAACATCAGCGACGAGTATTTCCTTGAGCAAGTCGGCGTTGTATGCTCCCTCAATCTCGCCAAGTTCCGCCTCAACTACGGCACCCACTACGACCTCGGCGAAGTCTTGAAGCATCAAGCACCATGGGATCTAGGAGGTTCGACATGGCATCGGCTTGAGGTCAAGCCGAATTTCAAGGAAGGGGGAATGTTAGCGACCAACCGTACACTCTTCACGGGCTGGGCCATTGGTTGCGCCTATTGGGCCTGGGCTGATGGGAAGCAACAGAAGGCAGCAACTACATATACAAGCGAACGGGCTACGAACGACTCGGCTTGGATCAGGACGGCTTCGGCCTCCTCTGCTTCTGTCTCTTCTTCCTCTCGTGTTCCTCTCCTCCTCTGTACTAGCTAA
- the LOC120968249 gene encoding uncharacterized protein isoform X2: MSTMPLWFRDRLAVVHETLAEHRGSLDLLRAAMAGWQANGLQMDLVVEARVTLDEAWAALGDAEASLRAADLLVDSKGLGVPPVRGGRPARVHLAHAIDRVPSVQGRLKNLNGRVRAMAVALAGGVTSAGLVAADIDEARARIVGTIQGWDALLQSTAEARAHFG, encoded by the coding sequence ATGTCGACGATGCCGCTCTGGTTCCGCGATCGGCTCGCCGTCGTGCACGAGACGCTGGCGGAGCACCGGGGCAGCCTCGACCTGCTGCGCGCTGCCATGGCGGGATGGCAGGCCAACGGCCTGCAGATGGACCTTGTGGTGGAGGCGCGGGTGACGCTGGACGAGGCGTGGGCGGCGCTCGGGGACGCCGAGGCGAGCCTGAGGGCGGCCGACCTCCTGGTTGACTCCAAGGGCCTGGGCGTTCCTCCGGTGCGCGGCGGCCGGCCCGCCCGAGTCCACCTCGCCCACGCCATCGACCGCGTGCCCAGTGTGCAGGGCCGGCTCAAGAACCTCAACGGCCGAGTGCGCGCCATGGCCGTGGCGCTCGCGGGCGGCGTCACCAGCGCCGGCCTCGTCGCCGCCGATATCGACGAGGCTCGGGCGCGCATCGTCGGCACGATCCAGGGCTGGGACGCCCTGCTGCAGTCCACGGCCGAGGCCCGCGCGCACTTCGGCTAG